In Gemmata obscuriglobus, a single genomic region encodes these proteins:
- a CDS encoding S1 family peptidase: MLPFIGFVLMVAFDPVAAAAPTAVDAQWAALAACPRVGGGPVGGTRATAVCIGCKDCFAYLLTAAHAVPKGEPRAYEFFTRESYPKVARTLTHGEVVVRLADPDLALVKLPVGTTPVPVARLAGPGARPKRFPAAAAAVGCPRGDPPAWRAEKLIEKAFVRRPGGGAAFFWRSEGVPVGGMSGGPLLDAEGRVIGICAAAQGGRGYFAHLDEIHYALKQNGYDWLFAP, translated from the coding sequence GTGCTACCTTTTATCGGGTTCGTGCTGATGGTCGCGTTCGACCCGGTCGCCGCCGCGGCCCCGACAGCCGTTGACGCGCAGTGGGCGGCGCTCGCGGCGTGTCCGCGGGTCGGCGGCGGGCCGGTCGGCGGGACTCGCGCAACCGCCGTTTGCATCGGGTGCAAGGACTGCTTCGCGTACCTGCTCACGGCGGCGCACGCGGTGCCGAAGGGCGAACCCCGCGCATACGAGTTCTTCACACGCGAATCGTATCCGAAGGTCGCGCGCACGCTGACGCACGGCGAAGTCGTCGTGAGGCTCGCAGACCCCGACCTCGCGCTGGTGAAACTGCCAGTCGGCACGACCCCGGTTCCGGTGGCGCGGCTGGCCGGGCCGGGCGCGCGGCCGAAACGGTTCCCCGCGGCGGCGGCGGCGGTCGGGTGCCCGCGCGGTGACCCGCCCGCGTGGCGCGCGGAAAAGCTGATCGAGAAGGCGTTCGTCCGGCGCCCGGGCGGCGGGGCCGCGTTTTTCTGGCGGTCGGAAGGCGTCCCGGTCGGCGGGATGTCGGGCGGTCCGCTACTCGACGCCGAGGGCCGGGTGATCGGCATCTGCGCCGCGGCCCAAGGCGGTCGGGGCTACTTTGCGCACCTTGATGAGATCCACTACGCACTGAAACAGAACGGCTACGACTGGCTGTTCGCACCCTGA
- a CDS encoding PSD1 and planctomycete cytochrome C domain-containing protein has translation MRTSLALVLFALGTSPAAADDAFEKEVRPLLVKHCVGCHGPEKQKGGLRLDTRTGWETGGDSGPAIRPKKPDESLFIKALHGKDGLSQMPPAGKLPDRDIAALTKWVRDGAADPRTGGPVKLGGVTLEEARKWWAFQPVRRPAVPDIEGQKPETRNEIDRFVLAKLAAKGLKLAPAADKRTLLRRATYDLTGLPPAPEEVEAFLKDGAPDAFAKVVDRLLASPHYGERWGRHWLDLVRYADTAGENSDHPLPHAWRYRNWVIDAFNRDVPYDEFLREQLAGDLLAAKGPPEKYAARVVATGYLALARRFDHDSDKFMHLTHEDGIDTLGKAFLGLTLGCARCHDHKYDAVTARDYYALYGIFESTKFAFPGCEAKQQPRDLVPLLPPAEWDRVVKPYRERLAKLDAAIRAASGEGRKHAQAAQAAFVKSRRVLSQGEISEGGDKTFDAGEIEVGAGEMLLLSITPLKNHGADTTLIEFDLTEVGGQKRRWRARDDLLRDALANNPHADGYGANGVWWLLDARNQPTLLPESVRDLNGKPGLHAWRNGDTPSVLVNGAKNEAAVWTKLPPQSLFVHPAPDGNVAIGWLSPISGKVTVRGRVKDAHPGGPDGVGWVLERFAADVRPFFSAQAEAAVKLAALTRERAELLKAAPTQEVAFAVTEGQAADARLHLRGDPEKLGDAVPRRWLEALGGTPITDATASGRLDLANWVASKDNPLTARVMANRIWLHHFGKGLVATPNDFGTRGAAPTHPELLDWLASEFVRGGWKAKALHRAIMLSQTYQQDATHRDAAAKVDPTNELHWRFERRRLSAEEMRDTLLAVSGQLDRKPGAAHPFPPESAWSYTQHVPFGTFFETDKRSVYLVQVRNRRHPFLGLFDGADPNATTPQRQTTTVPTQALYFLNDPFFHAQAEKLSDRVLAKPEADRASELFRLTLQRPPTERDRAFAATFLKRYQAALGNRPDADRAAWAALSRVVLASNEFLFVE, from the coding sequence ATGCGAACGTCTCTCGCGCTCGTGCTTTTCGCACTCGGTACTTCGCCCGCGGCCGCCGACGACGCCTTCGAGAAGGAGGTGCGCCCGCTGCTCGTGAAGCACTGCGTCGGGTGCCACGGCCCCGAGAAGCAGAAGGGCGGGCTGCGCCTCGACACCCGCACCGGGTGGGAAACCGGCGGGGACAGCGGGCCGGCGATCCGCCCCAAGAAGCCGGACGAGAGCCTGTTCATCAAGGCGCTCCACGGCAAGGACGGGCTGTCCCAGATGCCGCCCGCCGGGAAGCTCCCGGACCGCGACATCGCCGCGCTCACAAAGTGGGTCCGCGACGGCGCCGCCGACCCGCGCACCGGCGGGCCGGTGAAGCTCGGCGGGGTGACGCTCGAAGAAGCCCGGAAGTGGTGGGCGTTCCAGCCCGTGCGCCGGCCCGCCGTACCGGACATTGAAGGCCAGAAGCCCGAGACCCGAAACGAGATCGATCGCTTCGTGCTCGCGAAGCTCGCAGCGAAAGGGCTGAAGCTCGCTCCGGCCGCGGACAAGCGGACGCTCCTCCGCCGCGCGACCTACGACCTCACCGGGCTGCCGCCGGCGCCCGAAGAGGTCGAAGCGTTCCTGAAAGACGGCGCCCCCGACGCGTTCGCGAAGGTGGTGGACCGGCTCCTCGCGTCGCCGCACTACGGCGAGCGGTGGGGCCGCCACTGGCTCGACCTCGTGCGGTACGCGGACACCGCCGGCGAGAACAGCGATCACCCGCTCCCGCACGCCTGGAGGTACCGCAACTGGGTGATCGACGCGTTCAACCGCGACGTGCCCTACGACGAGTTCCTGCGCGAGCAACTCGCCGGCGACCTCCTCGCCGCGAAGGGGCCGCCCGAGAAGTACGCCGCGCGGGTGGTCGCCACCGGCTACCTGGCGCTCGCGCGCCGGTTCGATCACGACAGCGACAAGTTCATGCACCTCACCCACGAGGACGGCATCGATACCCTCGGGAAAGCGTTCCTCGGCCTCACGCTCGGGTGCGCCCGGTGTCACGACCACAAGTACGACGCCGTCACCGCCCGCGACTACTACGCCCTGTACGGCATCTTCGAGAGCACCAAGTTCGCGTTCCCCGGGTGCGAGGCCAAACAGCAGCCCCGCGACCTCGTGCCCCTGCTCCCGCCGGCCGAGTGGGACCGCGTTGTGAAGCCGTACCGGGAGCGACTCGCGAAGCTCGACGCCGCGATTCGAGCCGCATCCGGCGAAGGCCGCAAGCACGCCCAGGCCGCGCAAGCGGCGTTCGTAAAGAGCCGCCGGGTGCTGTCGCAGGGCGAAATCTCCGAGGGCGGGGACAAAACGTTCGACGCCGGCGAGATCGAGGTCGGCGCCGGCGAGATGCTCCTGCTCTCGATCACGCCCCTCAAAAACCACGGGGCCGACACCACCCTGATCGAGTTCGACCTCACCGAAGTCGGCGGCCAGAAGCGGCGCTGGCGCGCGCGGGACGATCTCCTGCGTGACGCGCTCGCCAACAACCCGCACGCCGACGGGTACGGCGCCAACGGCGTGTGGTGGCTGCTCGACGCCCGGAACCAACCGACGCTGCTCCCGGAGTCCGTGCGCGACCTCAACGGCAAGCCCGGACTGCACGCGTGGCGCAACGGCGACACGCCCTCCGTACTCGTGAACGGCGCAAAGAACGAAGCCGCCGTGTGGACGAAGCTCCCGCCGCAATCGCTGTTCGTTCACCCCGCGCCGGACGGGAACGTGGCAATCGGGTGGCTCAGCCCCATTTCCGGGAAGGTCACGGTCCGGGGCCGCGTCAAGGACGCCCACCCCGGCGGACCGGACGGCGTCGGCTGGGTGCTGGAGCGGTTCGCGGCGGACGTGCGGCCCTTCTTCTCGGCCCAAGCCGAAGCGGCGGTCAAGCTCGCGGCGCTGACGCGCGAACGCGCCGAACTGTTGAAGGCCGCGCCGACCCAGGAAGTCGCGTTCGCAGTAACCGAGGGTCAAGCGGCCGACGCACGGTTGCACCTCCGCGGCGATCCCGAAAAGCTCGGCGACGCGGTCCCGCGGCGCTGGCTCGAAGCGCTCGGCGGCACCCCGATCACCGACGCGACCGCGAGCGGGCGGCTCGACCTGGCGAACTGGGTCGCGTCGAAGGACAACCCGCTCACGGCCCGGGTGATGGCGAACCGCATCTGGCTGCACCACTTCGGCAAAGGGCTGGTGGCGACGCCCAACGACTTCGGCACCCGCGGCGCGGCCCCGACGCACCCCGAACTGCTCGACTGGCTCGCGTCGGAGTTCGTGCGCGGCGGCTGGAAAGCGAAAGCGCTGCACCGCGCCATCATGCTCTCGCAAACTTACCAACAAGACGCCACGCACCGCGACGCAGCGGCGAAAGTCGATCCCACGAACGAACTCCACTGGCGATTCGAGCGCCGGCGCTTGAGCGCCGAAGAGATGCGCGACACCCTGCTGGCGGTCAGCGGCCAACTCGACCGTAAACCGGGAGCGGCGCACCCGTTCCCGCCGGAGTCGGCGTGGAGCTACACGCAGCACGTTCCGTTCGGCACGTTCTTCGAGACCGACAAGCGGAGCGTGTACCTCGTCCAGGTGCGGAACCGGCGGCACCCGTTCCTCGGGCTGTTCGACGGCGCGGACCCGAACGCCACCACCCCGCAGCGCCAGACCACCACGGTGCCGACGCAGGCGCTGTACTTCCTCAACGACCCGTTCTTCCACGCGCAAGCCGAAAAGCTCTCCGACCGCGTCCTCGCAAAACCCGAAGCCGACCGCGCGAGCGAGCTGTTCCGGCTCACCCTCCAGCGCCCGCCGACCGAGCGCGATCGGGCGTTCGCGGCCACGTTCCTCAAGCGCTATCAGGCCGCGCTCGGGAACCGCCCCGACGCCGACCGCGCCGCGTGGGCCGCCCTGTCGCGTGTCGTACTCGCCAGCAACGAATTCCTTTTCGTGGAGTGA
- a CDS encoding O-antigen ligase family protein has product MPTPSPRSSSASEHRAPAASPVPRSLRGAGEAVLFVLVVLAPWPFASNDPPFESALAAGALLLVALWSTHAVAAGRLAIRPDIVTVSLSGIALWSAVQLVPLPESVVGVLSPTRLEWHRTFVPDTSELLSGEAGVTRPTALALSVDPAATRTFLARVLAILLVYAAARNWLATPAGFRRLAWALTANGVALAVLALGQFFSSAPNVLFWSVRCEGAVFGPFVCRNHYPDYAAVCLGLAVGLMLHRERGRTRGEAPAGLLTPRNVGLAAAVGLMAASIAFSLSRGGILAVVAAGAGALLLSRPWRGWPGRWSNPAALAGAVLVAGGVFAWFGTVSIERRLATFGSVETADSRTDLWRDTVDLVPRFWTSGTGGGTFLWAEPLVRTGRPTAVVESAHNEYLEAAVEGGVVRFGLTLLLAAGVAVAVARGFARKRERSAGPLILGAWFGLAAVALHAVAEFAVHMPAVALLAATVAGFAMAAADPDFERPPHVARERGWWTVGAGLAVAGLALFVALDARARERVHRLKRAADVTYRDTDSPDRLARRARHLDARVALRPDDPAVLFDAAQGQIDAAVEATLAGAPPGTEPPDRFPAEVVSRHIVPALRFLRAARAVNPIAPKPHTRLALLAEHFERSEPASVHFDRAKRLLPNDADLWFTSGRAALRRGDRTSAWVDWQKSLALSPRHLGTILLAAQEVLSVGELREHVLPDEPVILLAAADLLFPDYTARAERQPFLEAVAACGDRSGATGAQFGAVARAHEELDHAEDALRAWQRAVAAAPDEFGIRDGYSRWLEQQERYEDAVPQLEWLLNRTQSGAIQDRLDAARHGLELKRVIEAN; this is encoded by the coding sequence ATGCCCACACCTTCGCCGCGTTCGTCGTCGGCCTCGGAGCACCGAGCGCCCGCCGCCTCGCCGGTTCCGCGGTCACTGCGCGGCGCCGGCGAGGCGGTTCTGTTCGTGCTCGTGGTGCTGGCCCCGTGGCCGTTCGCGTCCAACGACCCGCCGTTCGAGTCGGCCCTTGCCGCAGGGGCGCTGCTCCTCGTGGCGCTCTGGTCGACACACGCAGTCGCGGCCGGACGGCTCGCGATCCGTCCTGATATCGTGACTGTGAGCCTCAGCGGGATCGCACTTTGGTCGGCGGTTCAACTGGTCCCGCTACCCGAATCCGTCGTGGGCGTGCTATCGCCGACGCGGCTCGAGTGGCACCGAACGTTCGTCCCTGACACATCGGAATTGCTTTCGGGTGAAGCTGGCGTGACGCGGCCGACGGCGCTCGCGCTGAGCGTCGACCCGGCGGCGACGCGCACCTTCTTGGCCCGCGTACTGGCGATTCTGTTGGTCTACGCGGCGGCCCGGAACTGGCTCGCGACGCCCGCCGGCTTCCGCCGGTTGGCCTGGGCGCTAACCGCGAACGGGGTTGCGCTCGCGGTGCTCGCACTCGGGCAGTTCTTCTCCTCCGCACCGAACGTGCTGTTTTGGTCGGTGCGGTGCGAAGGAGCCGTGTTCGGCCCGTTCGTCTGCCGGAACCATTACCCGGATTACGCGGCGGTGTGTCTGGGTTTGGCGGTGGGCTTGATGTTGCACCGCGAGCGAGGTCGAACGCGTGGGGAGGCGCCGGCCGGGCTGTTGACGCCGCGCAACGTGGGGCTGGCGGCGGCCGTCGGGCTGATGGCCGCGAGCATCGCGTTCAGCCTCTCACGGGGCGGGATCCTTGCGGTGGTCGCGGCGGGAGCCGGTGCGTTACTGTTGAGCCGACCGTGGCGCGGGTGGCCCGGGCGCTGGAGCAACCCGGCGGCGCTCGCGGGTGCGGTTCTCGTCGCGGGCGGTGTCTTCGCGTGGTTCGGGACGGTGAGCATCGAGCGGCGCCTGGCCACCTTCGGGTCCGTGGAAACGGCGGACAGTCGGACCGATCTGTGGCGCGACACGGTTGATCTGGTTCCGCGGTTTTGGACGAGCGGAACGGGCGGCGGTACGTTCCTGTGGGCCGAACCGCTCGTGCGAACCGGTCGGCCGACGGCGGTCGTCGAAAGCGCCCACAACGAGTACCTGGAAGCGGCCGTCGAGGGGGGCGTGGTCCGCTTCGGGTTGACACTCCTCCTCGCGGCTGGCGTCGCGGTGGCGGTGGCGCGCGGGTTCGCCCGGAAGCGCGAACGGTCGGCCGGTCCGTTGATCCTCGGAGCCTGGTTCGGGCTGGCCGCGGTCGCACTTCACGCCGTCGCGGAGTTCGCGGTTCACATGCCCGCGGTGGCGCTTCTCGCGGCCACCGTTGCGGGGTTCGCGATGGCGGCCGCCGACCCCGATTTCGAGCGGCCGCCTCACGTCGCTCGCGAGCGCGGGTGGTGGACCGTCGGTGCCGGTTTGGCCGTCGCGGGGTTGGCCCTCTTTGTCGCGCTCGACGCGCGCGCCCGCGAGCGGGTTCACCGGCTGAAGCGCGCGGCCGACGTGACCTACCGCGACACCGATTCGCCCGACCGGCTCGCGCGCCGGGCGCGGCATCTGGACGCGCGCGTGGCCCTTCGCCCCGACGACCCGGCCGTGCTGTTCGACGCCGCACAGGGGCAAATTGACGCGGCCGTTGAAGCCACACTCGCGGGCGCGCCGCCCGGAACCGAACCACCCGACCGATTCCCTGCGGAGGTCGTCTCGCGTCACATCGTTCCGGCCCTCCGCTTCCTTCGAGCCGCCCGCGCGGTCAACCCGATTGCCCCGAAGCCGCACACGCGATTGGCGCTCCTGGCGGAACACTTCGAGCGGTCCGAACCCGCTTCCGTTCACTTCGACCGGGCGAAGCGACTGCTCCCGAATGACGCGGATTTGTGGTTCACGAGCGGGAGGGCCGCGCTGCGGCGGGGCGATCGGACTTCGGCCTGGGTAGATTGGCAGAAGTCGCTCGCCCTGTCGCCGCGGCACCTCGGTACGATCCTCCTGGCGGCCCAAGAGGTGCTCTCGGTCGGCGAGCTGCGCGAACACGTGCTCCCGGACGAGCCCGTGATTCTGTTGGCCGCGGCCGACCTGTTATTCCCGGACTACACGGCCCGCGCCGAGCGCCAGCCGTTCCTCGAAGCGGTCGCGGCTTGTGGTGATCGGTCCGGCGCGACCGGCGCTCAGTTCGGTGCGGTCGCGCGGGCTCACGAAGAACTCGACCACGCCGAGGACGCGCTTCGGGCGTGGCAACGGGCGGTCGCCGCCGCGCCCGATGAGTTCGGCATTCGGGACGGGTACAGCCGCTGGCTCGAACAACAGGAGCGATACGAGGACGCCGTCCCACAGCTCGAATGGCTTCTGAACCGGACGCAAAGCGGGGCAATTCAGGACCGACTGGATGCGGCGCGGCACGGGCTGGAATTGAAGCGCGTGATCGAAGCGAACTGA
- a CDS encoding glycosyltransferase family 4 protein, with the protein MSDRPHAVLLYHYFHPDDVISARMFTDLADGLVARGWDVTAIPCNRGCREESIAHPANETHDGVSIRRVWRPPFRQASARGRVLNAAWMLCAWARAAVTLPRRRNEVMIVGTDPVLGVLAALPWWALRWRAGVVHWCHDLYPDAAVAEGMLKAGSLPVRVLNWLLAKAYRRCGVIADLGPCMRERLERYGSHARPVTLTPWALVEPSRPVEADPATRRELFGTAALGLLYSGSFGRAHSHTEFLNLARLLRGAPVGLCFAVRGNRVNELKAAVTPDDANVSFAGFAPEEELERRLGACDLHLVSLRSEWSGAVVPSKFFGALAAGRGVVYAGPPDSAIGRWVTEYRVGWVLTPETLGAVAADLRALAAEPGRLAALRTRCHAAYHEHFSRGRQLDEWDAELRALLPVPAPQPAMARSS; encoded by the coding sequence ATGTCCGACCGCCCACACGCCGTTCTGCTGTACCACTACTTTCACCCCGATGACGTGATCAGCGCGCGAATGTTCACCGACCTCGCGGACGGCCTCGTCGCGCGCGGCTGGGACGTGACCGCCATCCCGTGCAACCGCGGGTGCCGCGAAGAGTCCATCGCTCACCCGGCGAACGAGACTCACGACGGCGTGAGCATCCGTCGCGTGTGGCGGCCGCCGTTCCGGCAGGCGTCCGCGCGGGGCCGGGTGCTGAACGCCGCCTGGATGCTGTGCGCCTGGGCGCGCGCCGCGGTGACGCTCCCGCGACGGCGGAACGAGGTCATGATCGTCGGAACCGACCCGGTGCTGGGCGTCCTCGCGGCGCTGCCGTGGTGGGCACTCCGCTGGCGCGCCGGGGTCGTTCACTGGTGCCACGACCTCTACCCCGACGCGGCCGTCGCGGAGGGCATGTTGAAAGCCGGTTCGCTTCCCGTTCGGGTGCTGAACTGGTTGCTCGCGAAGGCCTACCGGCGCTGCGGCGTGATCGCGGACCTGGGGCCGTGCATGCGCGAGCGGCTCGAGCGGTACGGTTCGCACGCGCGCCCCGTGACGCTCACCCCGTGGGCGCTCGTGGAGCCGAGCCGGCCGGTCGAGGCGGACCCCGCAACGCGTCGGGAACTGTTCGGGACCGCGGCTCTCGGGTTGCTGTATTCCGGGAGCTTCGGCCGCGCGCACTCGCACACCGAGTTCCTGAACCTCGCGCGACTGCTGCGCGGCGCGCCGGTGGGCCTGTGCTTCGCGGTCCGCGGGAACCGGGTCAACGAGCTCAAAGCCGCCGTGACGCCGGACGACGCGAACGTGTCGTTCGCGGGGTTCGCCCCGGAAGAAGAACTGGAGCGGCGGCTCGGGGCGTGCGACCTGCACTTGGTGAGCCTGCGGTCCGAGTGGTCCGGCGCCGTCGTCCCGTCGAAGTTTTTTGGCGCGCTGGCGGCCGGTCGCGGGGTGGTCTACGCGGGGCCGCCGGATTCCGCCATCGGCCGGTGGGTGACCGAGTACCGGGTGGGTTGGGTGCTCACCCCCGAAACGCTCGGGGCCGTTGCGGCCGACCTCCGGGCACTCGCCGCCGAACCCGGACGACTCGCCGCGCTCCGCACCCGGTGCCACGCGGCCTACCACGAACACTTCTCCAGGGGCCGCCAGCTCGACGAGTGGGACGCGGAGCTGCGCGCCCTCCTTCCGGTCCCCGCACCGCAGCCGGCTATGGCACGGTCGTCGTGA
- a CDS encoding DUF1501 domain-containing protein has protein sequence MPGLLAELLAADSADPLAPKKPHFAPKAKSVIFLFMSGGVSHVDSFDPKPKLVADHGKQVTFDHPETRNRPGYEKLFLKKPNWKFAPRGKSGTEVSDLFPHLGQQIDDVALVRSMHTSHSNHYNATLGMHTGSFAFARPSIGAWTSYGLGTPNKNLPSFLVLAPQMPYAGTQVWAADFLPGAHQGTRVVPGTEPIANLKPRVPDAPRQQLELDALKAFNEAHRTTRADDPALAARIRSFETAFGMQSEMPDALDLSKEDDKTLALYGLSRGQTSGFGWQCLVARRLVERGVRFVELIHTGSSGNWDSHGDMADHGRLAQQVDRPIAGLLQDLKRTGLLDDVLVVWTTEFGRTPFNNTADNPGREHHNWAFSSWLAGAGVKRGYAHGATDEYGMKPVEKPVHVHDFHATILHLMGLDHTKLTYRHAGRDYRLTDVHGEVVRDLLT, from the coding sequence ATGCCCGGCCTCCTCGCGGAGCTGTTGGCGGCGGACTCGGCCGACCCGCTGGCCCCCAAGAAGCCGCACTTCGCGCCGAAGGCGAAGAGCGTGATCTTCCTGTTCATGAGCGGCGGGGTGTCGCACGTCGATTCGTTCGACCCGAAGCCCAAGCTGGTCGCGGACCACGGCAAACAGGTCACGTTCGACCACCCCGAGACGCGGAACCGGCCCGGGTACGAGAAGCTGTTCCTCAAGAAGCCGAACTGGAAGTTCGCCCCGCGCGGCAAAAGCGGCACCGAAGTGAGCGACCTGTTCCCGCACCTCGGCCAGCAGATCGACGACGTGGCGCTCGTGCGCTCGATGCACACGAGCCACTCGAACCACTACAACGCGACGCTCGGGATGCACACCGGGTCGTTCGCGTTCGCCCGGCCGAGCATCGGGGCGTGGACCAGCTACGGCCTCGGCACCCCGAACAAGAACCTGCCGTCGTTCCTGGTGCTGGCCCCGCAGATGCCCTACGCGGGCACACAGGTGTGGGCCGCCGACTTCCTCCCCGGGGCGCACCAGGGGACGCGCGTGGTGCCCGGCACCGAGCCCATCGCGAACCTGAAGCCGCGCGTGCCCGACGCGCCGCGGCAGCAGCTCGAACTGGACGCGCTGAAAGCGTTCAACGAAGCGCACCGGACGACACGCGCGGACGACCCGGCCCTGGCGGCCCGGATCCGGTCGTTCGAGACGGCGTTCGGGATGCAGTCCGAGATGCCCGACGCGCTCGACCTCTCGAAGGAAGACGATAAGACCCTCGCCCTGTACGGCCTGAGCCGGGGGCAGACGAGCGGGTTCGGGTGGCAGTGCCTGGTCGCCCGCCGGCTGGTGGAGCGCGGCGTGCGGTTCGTGGAACTGATCCACACCGGCTCGTCGGGCAACTGGGACTCGCACGGCGACATGGCCGACCACGGGCGGCTCGCGCAGCAGGTGGACCGGCCGATCGCCGGGCTGCTCCAGGACCTGAAACGTACCGGCCTGTTGGACGACGTGCTCGTGGTGTGGACGACGGAGTTCGGGCGCACACCGTTCAACAACACCGCGGACAACCCGGGCCGCGAGCACCACAACTGGGCGTTCAGCTCGTGGCTCGCCGGCGCGGGTGTGAAGCGCGGGTACGCCCACGGCGCGACCGACGAGTACGGCATGAAGCCCGTGGAGAAGCCGGTCCACGTCCACGACTTCCACGCGACCATCTTGCACCTGATGGGCCTCGACCACACGAAGCTGACGTACCGGCACGCCGGACGCGACTACCGCCTGACCGACGTCCATGGCGAGGTCGTGCGCGACCTCCTGACCTGA
- a CDS encoding polysaccharide biosynthesis/export family protein, whose product MTTTRALLFLLMVGASGGCASLTNPVADGVPVNRLPAEVLGRPKSELRPVPLTLLRQAAPAEYTLDAGDVLAVTANEIFAPGDQLPPVRPADASGRPPVVGYPVTVRDDGTLPLPLLKPLNVRGKTIRDVERMLLDAMTGKNGGPEIVKPGAARVSVQMYQRRQYQVLVVRQDSASGTSGRPLGGPGLANPFSNVGALGGEGKRGLGFTVNLPAGENDVLRALNATGGLPGSDAKNEIVIIRGGRDFCAGAGADPAAQSIRIPLRVYPDQPLTIRAEDVILHEGDVVVIESRETDVFYTSGIMGSFVVPLPRDHDLDVIQAIAFVRGPLLNGSFSQTAFSASSVNNGIGNPSASLCAVLRQLPDRRQITIRVDLNKAFRDPRERILIQSGDVLVLQEAPGESLTRYFTQTFRLSGAFNILRRSDASSVITTTVP is encoded by the coding sequence ATGACCACGACCCGCGCACTCCTTTTCCTCCTTATGGTCGGCGCGTCGGGCGGCTGCGCTTCGCTCACGAACCCTGTCGCGGACGGTGTCCCGGTCAACCGCCTTCCCGCCGAGGTGCTCGGGCGGCCGAAGTCGGAACTGCGCCCGGTGCCGCTCACACTGCTCCGCCAGGCCGCCCCGGCCGAATACACGCTCGACGCCGGCGACGTGCTGGCGGTCACCGCGAACGAGATCTTCGCCCCGGGCGACCAACTGCCCCCGGTCCGGCCCGCCGACGCCAGCGGCCGGCCCCCGGTCGTGGGCTACCCGGTGACCGTTCGCGACGACGGGACCCTGCCCCTCCCCTTGCTCAAGCCGCTCAACGTTCGCGGGAAGACGATCCGGGACGTGGAGCGCATGCTGCTCGACGCGATGACCGGCAAGAACGGCGGCCCGGAAATCGTCAAGCCGGGGGCGGCGCGGGTGTCGGTGCAGATGTACCAGCGCCGGCAGTACCAGGTGCTCGTGGTCCGGCAGGACTCGGCCAGCGGCACGTCCGGCCGGCCGCTCGGCGGCCCGGGGTTGGCGAACCCGTTCTCCAACGTCGGCGCGCTCGGCGGCGAGGGGAAGCGCGGGCTGGGGTTCACGGTGAACCTACCGGCGGGCGAAAACGACGTCCTCCGGGCACTGAACGCGACCGGCGGTCTCCCCGGCTCGGACGCGAAGAACGAGATCGTCATCATCCGCGGCGGGCGCGACTTCTGCGCCGGGGCCGGGGCCGACCCCGCGGCCCAGTCGATCCGCATCCCGCTCCGCGTGTACCCCGATCAGCCGCTCACCATCCGGGCGGAAGACGTGATCCTGCACGAAGGCGACGTCGTCGTGATCGAGTCGCGCGAAACGGATGTCTTCTACACGTCCGGGATCATGGGTTCGTTTGTGGTGCCGCTGCCGCGGGATCACGACCTCGACGTGATCCAGGCCATCGCGTTCGTCCGCGGCCCGCTCCTCAACGGGTCGTTCAGCCAGACGGCGTTCAGCGCGTCCTCGGTGAACAACGGGATCGGGAACCCGAGCGCCAGCTTGTGCGCGGTCTTGCGGCAGTTGCCGGACCGGCGCCAGATCACCATCCGGGTCGATTTGAATAAGGCGTTCCGCGACCCCCGCGAGCGCATTCTGATCCAATCGGGTGACGTCCTGGTTCTCCAGGAGGCCCCGGGCGAGTCACTCACGCGGTACTTCACCCAGACGTTCCGGCTGTCGGGCGCGTTCAACATCCTGCGCCGGTCCGACGCGAGCTCTGTCATCACGACGACCGTGCCATAG